One Candidatus Nitronauta litoralis genomic window, TCAATGATCGTTATAAAAATAAGACTGTTCCAGAGCATATTTGGTTAGGAACATCTGTCGAAGACTATACTAAATGTTCGAGGATAAAGCATATTCAAGAAACAAATGCCAGTGTTCGTTTCTTATCAATTGAGCCACTCATTGGGCCGCCGGGAGAAATGGATTTAAGGGGTATACAATGGGTCATTGTTGGTGGCGAAAGCGGCCCCCATGCAAGGCCAATGCAATTATCTTGGGTACGCTCTATACGCGATCAATGTGTTGAACAGGAAGTCCCCTTCTTCTTTAAACAATGGGGAGGATTTAGACCTAAATCAGGTGGAAGGGAACTAGATGGAAAAGAATGGAACGAATTCCCCCAATTATCAGACCGTAGCTCCGCCCCTCAAGACCTATATGTAGCCGCTGAGTGATTAAATGTCTCAAGAAGGTTACCTATGGGAATGCCCACCTAGAACAAAGGCAAAGCTAGAGATATTAAACGATTATCTTGGCGCATGGTTTGGCATACTTGCCAATAAAGGTTTTAGACATGTTTATTATATTGATGGGTTTTGTGGCCCAGGTGAGTATCTAAGTGGCGAAGAGGGTTCCCCTGTAATAGCGGCTCGTCTTGCAAGTAGCACGGCTCAAAAATATCAAGGATTCAAAGCTACCTTGGTATTCATTGATAAGGACCCAAAAGCCTTGGCGCATCTAACAACTCTTGATGCCATTAAAAACCCAGATTCCAACGTTACGATAGACCTAAAAGAAGGGGTTTTTACGGATAAAATCGAAAGCATCAAAGAAGTATTAAACCAGAATCCAAATAGCCCAACTTTTAGCTTTATTGATCCTTTTGGTTTTGGCCATAGTCCGATAGAAAACATAAAACTTCTTATGCATAACCAGAGCAGTGAAATATTTGTCAATTTCATGTGTGGTTTTATGAACCGTTTCAAGGAACATGAAAATGAAGAAATTACAGAAAAAATTAAGAGCATGGTTGGTGAAAATGATCTCAGTCAGATTATAAATGCGGATGACTCCATAGATGCATTTTGTTTAGCTTTCGAAAACAACTTAAAGAGTATTGGCCGTTACTCGTTAAAGTTCATGATGAGGGATGAAAAACATATCCGGGACAATGCTTTTTTCTTCTGTGGACGAAACCCTATGGGGTTTGAAAAAATTAAACAAGCTATGTGGAAAGTTGACCCTGAACACGGAAATTCTTTTTCAGCTCATCGGGAAGCGTCAAGAAGTGAATTGCAGGCGAATCTTTTTGAAATTGGGGCACAAACGCATCCTCTATCAGGGATGCTCCAAGAAAAATTTCATGGCCGTCACAATGTTTCAGTTGAAGAAATTTTCAAATGGGTAATTGAAGAAACCGACACTTTTCTTAAGTCCCACGCCAGAATTGAGCTAGAAAATTTGCTGGAAAAAGGCATCATTACATCTATCACGGACCCCTCAGGCTCTACACGCGCACGCCGTAAAAATAGCTGGCCCGATCGCTTGTTATTGAGTTTTGCGGAACAGCAAAATTCAAACTAATTACTTTAAATAAAGTAGAAAAGGGTACTTGCACCCCTGCTATCTGGCGAGGATGGGGGCAGCAAGTGCAAGGAGGCTCCGCACACGGTCCCTTTAGGGGTAAGTGGGGATCCCTACATACGCGAGGGGTGAAACGGTAATACGTTTTATTGCCGGGCAATGTCCGACACAAGCAAGTTTTCGGAGAAAGTTCAAACCAGCTTTCTGAGATGACTTGCAGGCCCCACGCCGAGTGGCTGGCGCATGAAAGGCTCGATGCCGGAATGCACCAATTTCTCAAGGCAAGGGAACCAGGTTTCCGTTGCCGAGAGGCTTGTCGGGTTTCAGGCCGACAAGCTGCGGCTTTTGCCGCACGAGCGAGAGGGATGCAACGGGAGAGCGCAGCGTCTCCCTTGCCAAGATCGCGTGGTACTACCACGCACATCTTGCGGTCGTTCTTAATTCCTTTTCCACTTACTTATTCCCTTTGACCGGCTTTACTGGTGCATTACGGATGCAATGGTCCGAATTTGATGCGCATTAATTTCCATTAAAAATATTTAGGGTGCAATTAATTCTATTTACTGCGGATTTAATTTCTTTTTAGCACAGCCAAAATCCATCCAAAATTTGCAGGCGGTTTCTCACTTACTTCTGAAAAAAGTTGACTGTATGGGATTGTCAGCGCTTTACACAAAAAAAGGGGCCCAGCTTTTAAAGCTGGCCCCTTTTTGAAATACGTAATGGAGGAAGTGGCAACCCAGGAATTCCTGGTAATGGGTTGTCCATTGTTCTTTGCAAGGAGTACGCATCGACGGTGAATCTTCAAACCGTTTGTTTCTAACGCGCCCTGAAAATCTGGACCGCGGAGGGAGCCTGGACAAGCTCCCTCCACGGGTAGTGGTGCCGAAGGTCGGAATCGAACCGACACGGGGTTGCCCCCACTGGATTTTGAATCCAGCGCGTCTACCAGTTCCACCACTTCGGCATGTTGTTTGAGAAAAATACCATATCACGGCCAAAACAACAACGACCAAGAATACCTCGTTTTGCGAAAGGCTATTTTCTGCTTTTGGCTTCATATTGGGCAATCAGGGCCCTGACTTTATCTGCGTCGGGCTGGTCGGGATTCAGGTGCAAGGACCTTTTTAGAAAGGCGACTCCGGCCCTGGGTTCTTTCATATAATAGTAATGCAGAATGCCCAGGCTTCTGAAGGCCGAGGCGTAGCCGGGGTTCAGTTCCACTGCCTTTCGCAAATAGGCATCCGCGTTTTTCCAGTCCTCACGCTGCATATACAAATCCCCCAGCCGGGCATGCACATCCGGAATCGATCCATCAATCCGTGCGGCAATTTGAAAATGCTCAAAAGCTTTCTCCGTCTCGCCTTTTTCGAGATACAACACCGCAACGTTGTAATAGGTCTGGAAATAATGCGCACCTTTTTTCAGGGATCGCTGGTAAAAATCGATCGCCTTGTCCCGGTTTCCCCGGTTGGTGTATGCATGACCCAGGTTGACCAGGGCCCTCACCTTGTTGGGCGATTTTTCCAATACATCTTCCCAGAGTGTGACCTCGCTCGACCAGACCTGATTACGCTTTATGGTGAGTGTTCCATATGTTAGTAACAGCAGTAACAGGGTGACAAAAAACCAGCCTCTCCGGCGTGGCGAATCAGACACAGTAATGTTTATCAGACGAGCCAGGCCAAGCGTGATGATCACGAACACACCGTAGGCGGCCAGGTAAACCCGGTGCTCCGCCGCCAGGTCCAGCAGTGTTACAAATGAAGAGGAGGGACTCAGTACGATAAAAAACCAGATCAAGCCAAACAGAGGCAGGCGGGTGGAGGGTTTTTTGAATGCCACCCAGAGTGAAATCGTTATTGCTGAAAACCCTGCGAGAAATCGCCACGAAATGAGGGTAGTGGCGGGGACAATTTCCGGATCAATATTCAGGCCGAAAGGAAACAGCAGGAGTTTTAAATAATAGAACATGATGACCCAGGGCTGGGTCAATAGGTAGGTTTGCCTTCCGATAGTCTCGACCGCTCCGGAGGTTCCCGCTAAGAAAAAGGGATCGATGGCAAGTTTTGCGGTTAAAGCCATCGCGGAAACCAGGAAGCCTGCAATGATGACGATCTTATATTTACGGATCCGATCCCAGAGAGGGTCCTCTTTTTTTCTACCCAATAAAAAATAAGCCAGCATCGTTGCGGGAAGAGTGATGATCGTGGGTTTAATGCTGTATCCGAGAATGATAAAAAGCAAAGTAACAAGGGTGGTTCGAACCGTATTTTTTAATGTCCATTCCGATCCCGCCTCTCCGGTCTCCCTCTGGAAGAAGTAAAAACCCAAAAGATAAAACCAACCCGCGATCAATTCCGACCGGCTCATGACATACACCACGGTTTCAGTTTGAATGGGGTGCAGGACAAACAACAAAGCCACCGCCAGACTGAGTCCACGGTGTGACAGGAATTGAGATGTGAAATTGAAGTAAGGAAGTGCGCGTTGCGTTACGAGGAATATAAGTGCACCGTTCATCAAATGAAACATCAGGTTGATGAGATGAAATCCGAACGGGTCCATTCCATGCAGCCACGCATTCAGACCATAGGTCCAGAACAGTCCCCCCCGATGGAAGTACTCTTTTAAAACGAATTCCGGACTGATTAACCTGGCGGGGTCAGCGAACTGGTGATTTTCAGAGAGAAAACGTACGGAATCGTACTGAAACGGATTGAGCAGGTGGTTCGCGTAGACTAATAAACCGGCCGTTATTATGACCAGCAGGCATGCAAGATTTGACTGAAATGGATGGGGGTTTTTCATGTTGAGAAGATAAAATCACGCGAAGCTGCTTATTTGGTTTTACTTTTTTTGTTTTCAAGCAAACGCTTGGCGGCGATTTTATATTGGATAGCGGTGGCGTTATCTGGTTCCAGTTTGAGCCAGAGGTCGAGGTAATGAATGGCCTGTTCGTAATTCTGAAACAACATATTTGAACTGACCAGGTTGCTCAGGATAAGGGGAGAATCTGGTTTCAAGCGATTGGCTATCTGGAATTCATTGTCAGCGAAATAAAAGTGTTGCTGTTCCCAAAACACGGTGCCCATATTGAGATGGACCATGGGGTTGTCAGGATTGAGTTTCAGGCTACTCCGGTAAGCCAGAAGCGCTTCATCATTTTTTTTCACCGACTGGTAAACTTGTCCCAGTGTGAAAAAGTAGTCCGCATTGTTGGGGGCCTTCTCTGTGGCTTTTGTCAAAAATGGAAGCGCCTCCTCCGGCCGTTCCAGATTTTTTAAAGCAAGCCCTGCATTGTATAAAACCACAGGATCGCTGGAACCACGATTGATCAAACCCGTAAACTCTTCAACCGCTTTTTCCAATTGCCCCTGTCTTGCATACATAACCCCGAGATTGATTCGCGCTTGTGAGTGGTTGGGGTTTAGCTTCAATGTAGTGAGGAGTGAACGCTCGGCATCGTCATAACGTTTCTGGCCCAGATAGGTTGTTGCGAGATTGTTATGCACCAGTGCCTTGTTGGGGCTTTTACTGGCGGTGTCTTCCCAGATTGTCACGTCTGTCTTAAAATCCTGCGCCCGATTTTGAGTTAGCAATAAACAAAGTAATAAAACCACACCGAATGCAGAATTCCGCAACACGGATTTACGAATGGCAAGGTGCATCAATCCTGCCAGCACCAGGCACATTCCCAAGCCGGGCAGGTAAAATCTGTGTTCTACCACTATTTGTTTAAGAGGAATAAAGCTGGAAGTGGGTAGTAAGGTGATCACACTCCAGGCTCCGCCAAACCAGAGCAAACGCGGTGTTTTTTTATAAAGAAAGTAACCTATGGCCACCATGACAACCAGTGCCAGCCAGACACCGATATCACCCGTGCCGGATACCAGCCGGACATCCGGCTCAAAGTTCTGGTTAACCGGAAGGAAAAACTTCAGGAGATAAAACGATACAAACGATTTGATCTGGGTCAGTGCATACAGGCTTCGGCTCATTGTTTCCGAAGCGAGGTCGCCCGGCAGGCTGGTCATGGTCCCGAGCTGGGAAGTGCGCCAGAACAGGTACAAAAGAGCAGGCGAAAGGATCAGGATAGCCTCTGTGCCGTGATCTTTTAAAAAATTGCCAGGTCGTACCAGCCATAAATACAGCACAGCGATCACAGGCAGGGTCACCACAATTGCTTTGGAACCACAACCGAGATAGAAAAACAAGCCAAACCCGACCAGCAGTTCCAGTCCCCCGAGCCCGGTGTCGGTTTCTCGTTTATAGAAACGAACCAGGCAGATTAACCCCAATAAGAAGAACAGAGAGGCTAATAATGAAGAGCGACTGGAAATGTAGGCCACTGGCTCCACCGCCAGAGGATGCAGGAGGTGGATCGCCGCTGCCCAAAAAGGAACCTGATGCCAATCCTGACGGATCCTTTTGGGAACCAGGGATAACAACTCGAATGCCAGGAAATAAAAAACCAGCCCGACCCCAATATGTAGAGCGAGGTTGACCAGATGATAACCAAAGACATCGAGACCGTTCAGTTCGCGGTTGAGTGCAAAAGTGAACTGTAGTACCGGGCGGTTGAGCAGGTTGTCCGGGTGAAGTGCCTGCGGGTAAATGTCGAGGCTTTTGGTTGATTCATTGTTGACCACTGCGTGGTCGTCGTCATAAAGCATCGGCGTCGACAACGTTCCGGAAAACGCCAGCAGGGTCAAAACAATTAAAATAATCAAACGCTGAACGTGAATTTTGGTGCGAATCGGGGTCATTAAGTAATTAAATAGGGAAAGATAAAAGTCAATAAAGAGCCGTTAGATTTTATTGTCTCGGGTTTTATGCGGTGGAAAAGGTTTCATTGAGTATCACTTCAGCAAGTTCTTTAGAAGCGCCTTTTTGTCCCTCAACCAGAATGTGTGCCTGCTCACCGAGAACACCCCGTCGAGTGTCGTCCTCAAGCAGATTACCAGCTTCCTTGATAATATCACTGGCGTGACTTACTTCGATAGCCGCACCGGAAGGTTTCAGTAGCAGGACCTGAGCTTTTACATTTTCAATGTAGGGGCCGTGCAGTATGGGTACTCCATGAATAGCAGCTTCCGCCAGGCTATGGCCGCCACCCGGGTCGATCAGGCTGCGGCCGACAAAAGCAACATCGGCGACGGCGTAAAGCCGAGCCAGTTCACCCATAGTATCAAGCAGGATCACGGATGCCAAAGGTTCTCGTAGCCGTGATTTTTTCATGTAACCTACGGCTCGCTGGTTGAGCAATGATTCCACCTCGGCCAGTCGTTCAAGACGACGTGGTGCCAGAACCAATGTGAGATTGGGAAAACTTTTACGAAGTTCCGAAAAGGCATCCAGAATGATTTCCTCTTCTCCAGCGTGGGTGCTGCCCGCGATCAGGACTTTGTTATGAGAAGCAAGCTTGAGTGAATCTCGCAGGATTCGCGAGTTTTCCTCATCAAGGGGGTGTAGTTGGTCATATTTCGTGTCCGCCTGCAAGGCAATGGCCTCCTCACTCGCACCCAGATCATAGACTCGTGCGACTCCCTCTGGTGTTTGCATGTAAAGTTTGCTGAAACCCTGAAAGACCTTGCGGATAAAACTGGAAATTTTTAGATAGTTGTTGAAAGAACGTTCGGAGATTCTTCCATTCAGCAAAATCGCAGGCACGCCTTTATCACGGAGTTTGAATATGAGTCCGGGCCAGAAGCCAGTATCGACCAGTACAAACAGGTCAGGGCGAATGCGTTGCACCGCCAGCGAAACAAATGGCCAGGCATCCATAGGATGAAAAGCAATCGTATCCACAAAGTCGAGTTTCTCAGATGCCGTTTGGAACCCACCTTCAGTGGTCACCGTCACCACAATGTAAATTTCCGGTTTTTTTGAATGGATTTCTTTCAACAGAGGGACGGCAGCATTGACCTCGCCTACGGAAAGCGCGTGCAGCCATAGAGTGGGCCGGTGTGGCCTTGGCCTGCGCGGCAAAAATCCGAAGTGATGCCACAGACCATGACGCTTTCTTCCGGTGATGGTGGAAAGAACGATCAAGCCAGGCAGGACAAGCAGGCCGATACAGGTGCTAAGAATGTAATAAAGTGTGATCATAAAACCCGCGAGGGTGTCTCGTTTATCTTAAAGGTTGGAAGGGGCAAACTTTAACGATTCGCGAATGATTTCCACATTCCGCTCAACGGCTCCCCGTTCAGCAATCACCGCCGCCGCTGCCTGTCGTCCGAGTTGTTCGCATTCCTCGGGGTTGTCCAGCAAAAATTTCAGCATGGGATAAAGGTCGGTCTGTGTTTTAAGAACCAATCCACCACCAGACTCTTCCAGAAGTTTGGCTTCTTCTTCGAAATTCTGCATGTGGGGACCAAAAAGGACGGGGATACCGCAAAGGGCCGGTTCCAGAATGTTTTGCCCGCCATATTCGGGTTTGAACCCACCACCCACAAACGCGGCCCGTCCCATGGAGTAATAATCGTTCAAAACACCCAATTGATCCACTAAAATAATGAAAGGAGAGAAGTTTCGTTGTTCTTTCATCCGGCTGTGGCGGACGCATTCAAGTCCACGACTTTGGATCATGGTTTCCACTTCATCAATGCGGTCCATATGGCGTGGGGCTATAACATAACGGATTTCCGGGTAATCGGGTTTCAAGCGTTCGATAGCCTTGAGGGCGGCATCTTCATCCCCGGGCCGGGTTGAACCGAATACGATCAACCCGGGACTGGGCCGATCCCCGTTAGTGTGTGGGGGCATGACGGCATCGTATTTCATGTTTCCGGTTACGCCGATCCTGCAATCGGCCAGCCCCAGCTTTTTCACCCGGCGCGCATCGGCTTCGGTGCGCATTGCGAAAAAGTGAACGCCTTCAGCGATCCATGAGAACAGGGGGTTGAGTTTCTGGTAGCGGATCATCGATCCTTCGGACATCCGTCCGTTGAGCAGCACCATCGGAATTCCCTGTTTGTGGCAGGTCCGAAGCAGTCCCGGCCAGAGTTCCGCCTCGATCAAAACCAGCGCCGCGGGCTGCAACCTTTCCATTAAAGGGTTGAGAAACAGGGGGGAGTCGGGCGGCATCATAAATGAAGGGCAAACATTGGCTTTTCGAGCCACCGCCAGCCCGGTCGGGGTAAAAGTTGATAGCAGAACCGGGCGCTCTGGCAGGGTGTGTTTGAGCTGGTCGATGAGAGTCAGCGCGAGTTTGACTTCACCTACGGAAGCCGCGTGAATCCAGACCGGATCGTCGGGAGGGTGAAAACTACGCCAGCCGCCCAGGCGTTCTATCATCTCGCGTCGGAAGGT contains:
- a CDS encoding phage Gp37/Gp68 family protein, coding for MAQKSTIEWTNATWNPVTGCTKISAGCDNCYAERFSERFRGVKDHPFETGFDLTLRPDRVEQPLTWKKSKMVFVNSMSDLFHKEIPKDYIASVFETMEKADWHIFQVLTKRSSLMRDFINDRYKNKTVPEHIWLGTSVEDYTKCSRIKHIQETNASVRFLSIEPLIGPPGEMDLRGIQWVIVGGESGPHARPMQLSWVRSIRDQCVEQEVPFFFKQWGGFRPKSGGRELDGKEWNEFPQLSDRSSAPQDLYVAAE
- the tcmP gene encoding three-Cys-motif partner protein TcmP codes for the protein MSQEGYLWECPPRTKAKLEILNDYLGAWFGILANKGFRHVYYIDGFCGPGEYLSGEEGSPVIAARLASSTAQKYQGFKATLVFIDKDPKALAHLTTLDAIKNPDSNVTIDLKEGVFTDKIESIKEVLNQNPNSPTFSFIDPFGFGHSPIENIKLLMHNQSSEIFVNFMCGFMNRFKEHENEEITEKIKSMVGENDLSQIINADDSIDAFCLAFENNLKSIGRYSLKFMMRDEKHIRDNAFFFCGRNPMGFEKIKQAMWKVDPEHGNSFSAHREASRSELQANLFEIGAQTHPLSGMLQEKFHGRHNVSVEEIFKWVIEETDTFLKSHARIELENLLEKGIITSITDPSGSTRARRKNSWPDRLLLSFAEQQNSN
- a CDS encoding tetratricopeptide repeat protein, with the protein product MKNPHPFQSNLACLLVIITAGLLVYANHLLNPFQYDSVRFLSENHQFADPARLISPEFVLKEYFHRGGLFWTYGLNAWLHGMDPFGFHLINLMFHLMNGALIFLVTQRALPYFNFTSQFLSHRGLSLAVALLFVLHPIQTETVVYVMSRSELIAGWFYLLGFYFFQRETGEAGSEWTLKNTVRTTLVTLLFIILGYSIKPTIITLPATMLAYFLLGRKKEDPLWDRIRKYKIVIIAGFLVSAMALTAKLAIDPFFLAGTSGAVETIGRQTYLLTQPWVIMFYYLKLLLFPFGLNIDPEIVPATTLISWRFLAGFSAITISLWVAFKKPSTRLPLFGLIWFFIVLSPSSSFVTLLDLAAEHRVYLAAYGVFVIITLGLARLINITVSDSPRRRGWFFVTLLLLLLTYGTLTIKRNQVWSSEVTLWEDVLEKSPNKVRALVNLGHAYTNRGNRDKAIDFYQRSLKKGAHYFQTYYNVAVLYLEKGETEKAFEHFQIAARIDGSIPDVHARLGDLYMQREDWKNADAYLRKAVELNPGYASAFRSLGILHYYYMKEPRAGVAFLKRSLHLNPDQPDADKVRALIAQYEAKSRK
- a CDS encoding tetratricopeptide repeat protein; its protein translation is MTPIRTKIHVQRLIILIVLTLLAFSGTLSTPMLYDDDHAVVNNESTKSLDIYPQALHPDNLLNRPVLQFTFALNRELNGLDVFGYHLVNLALHIGVGLVFYFLAFELLSLVPKRIRQDWHQVPFWAAAIHLLHPLAVEPVAYISSRSSLLASLFFLLGLICLVRFYKRETDTGLGGLELLVGFGLFFYLGCGSKAIVVTLPVIAVLYLWLVRPGNFLKDHGTEAILILSPALLYLFWRTSQLGTMTSLPGDLASETMSRSLYALTQIKSFVSFYLLKFFLPVNQNFEPDVRLVSGTGDIGVWLALVVMVAIGYFLYKKTPRLLWFGGAWSVITLLPTSSFIPLKQIVVEHRFYLPGLGMCLVLAGLMHLAIRKSVLRNSAFGVVLLLCLLLTQNRAQDFKTDVTIWEDTASKSPNKALVHNNLATTYLGQKRYDDAERSLLTTLKLNPNHSQARINLGVMYARQGQLEKAVEEFTGLINRGSSDPVVLYNAGLALKNLERPEEALPFLTKATEKAPNNADYFFTLGQVYQSVKKNDEALLAYRSSLKLNPDNPMVHLNMGTVFWEQQHFYFADNEFQIANRLKPDSPLILSNLVSSNMLFQNYEQAIHYLDLWLKLEPDNATAIQYKIAAKRLLENKKSKTK